A region from the Corylus avellana chromosome ca7, CavTom2PMs-1.0 genome encodes:
- the LOC132186797 gene encoding soluble inorganic pyrophosphatase 1, translating into MSNEADGKKVEETHTQRQVPRLNERILSSLSRRSVAAHPWHDLEIGPGAPNIFNCVVEITKGSKVKYELDKKTGLIKVDRILYSSVVYPHNYGFIPRTLCEDNDPLDVLILMQEPVLPGCFLRARAIGLMPMIDQGEKDDKIIAVCADDPEYKHYTDIKELAPHRLSEIRRFFEDYKKNENKEVAVNDFLPSTSAVEAIQYSMDLYAEYILHTLRR; encoded by the exons ATGAGTAACGAAGCAGATggaaaaaaagttgaagaaactCATACTCAACGTCAAGTTCCCCGGTTGAATGAGAGGATCCTTTCATCTTTGTCAAGGAGATCAGTTGCTGCACATCCGTGGCACGATCTTGAGATTG GACCTGGAGCACCCAATATCTTCAACTGT GTGGTTGAGATTACAAAGGGAAGTAAGGTCAAATATGAACTTGACAAGAAAACAGGACTGATTAAG GTTGATCGGATTTTGTATTCATCTGTGGTCTACCCTCATAACTATGGTTTCATCCCTCGTACATTGTGTGAAGACAACGATCCACTTGATGTTTTAATTCTCATGCAg GAGCCCGTCCTTCCGGGTTGCTTTCTCCGAGCGAGGGCCATAGGACTTATGCCTATGATTGACCAG GGCGAAAAAGATGATAAGATCATTGCAGTGTGCGCTGATGATCCAGAGTATAAGCACTATACTGACATCAAAGAGCTCGCTCCTCATCGTCTTTCTGAGATCCGCCGCTTCTTTGAAGACT ACAAGAAGAATGAGAACAAAGAGGTTGCAGTCAACGACTTTTTACCTTCAACAAGTGCTGTTGAAGCCATCCAGTACTCGAT GGACCTTTATGCTGAGTACATTCTGCACACATTGAGGCGATAG